A single Vespula vulgaris chromosome 3, iyVesVulg1.1, whole genome shotgun sequence DNA region contains:
- the LOC127062535 gene encoding SID1 transmembrane family member 1-like isoform X2, translating into MWKLLISSIALIVISILKTKAVLLAPSFTPIVISANYTQNYNASINSTIEYVFLYPTKNNTLLKTARIQVQSDATSDLPLIVVVRQDRGILSWQIPLIIESVNFDPLKYNKTSRTLCSTKYYKSDYHDADDQDFISVSISTASHTNIFFNLSVTEETDFNIRLNEKRSVEISPSEPIYYSYIFPEESQSSSVIVSVESDNDICMTFSIQNVSCPVFDLERNIEFSGHWQTISQKGGITVSKEAYPFGFFIVLVVKGDDTDCNGVLSTRLLRSKNITLTVNASITKKDYVVASCAAAFVIIIFCACCVVAVIVGKIREGKKLREEMLTDRDNEISQNIQSPSTLEEIGPSQWATVEEDSSLDEDDIDMMEDALSDKEVIRTKIVLSVCDLARKEPKILKHKSRLYLYYLATVAIFYTLPVLQLVITYERVLHATGNQDMCYYNFLCAHPLGLISDFNHVFSNCGYVLLGLLFIFLTYTRELEESDKQKTKCYGIPQHYGLFYAMGTALIMEGVLSGSYHVCPSRSNFQFDTSFMYIIAVLCMIKIYQTRHPDINARAPVTFGTLALIILLGLVGVLDGSTYFWAIFTTTHLFACLNLTAQIYYMGRWRCNRGLFTRVFQTLKHDARCGVTYLFRPLYAGRFAMLVVANLCNIGLSVYGNLYHEKNFATFLLAILMSNLILYTLFYIIMKLCHKEKILLKPLMYIILAVLFWAAALYFFIHKTISWNLTPAQSRLFNKPCILLNFFDSHDIWHFLSAFAMFFSFMILLTLDDDLVDVHRSQIPVF; encoded by the exons ATGTGGAAACTCCTGATATCATCAATAGCGTTGATTGTTATTAGTATTCTAAAAACTAAGGCCGTTTTACTAGCTCCATCCTTTACTCCAATTGTTATATCTGCAAACTATACGCAAAATTATAATGCTTCAATAAACAGTACCATCGAATATGTATTCTTATATCCTACAAAGAAT AACACATTATTAAAAACTGCAAGAATACAAGTGCAAAGTGATGCTACCTCTGATTTACCATTGATCGTAGTCGTTCGACAAGATAGAGGAATTCTATCCTGGCAGATTCCTCTTATTATTGAAAGTGTAAATTTTGAtccattaaaatataataaaaccaGTCGAACGTTATGttcaacaaaatattataaaagtgaTTATCATGATGCAGATGATCaagattttatttctgttAGTATATCTACAGCTAGTCatacaaatatcttttttaatcttagtGTAACAGAAGAAACAGATTTTAATATAAG actaaatgaaaaaagaagtgtaGAAATTTCTCCTTCGGAACCCATATATTATAGTTACATCTTTCCAGAAGAATCCCAAAGTTCGTCTGTAATTGTTAGTGTTGAATCAGATAATGATATTTGCATGACATTCTCTATACAAAACGTATCC tgTCCAGTATTTGACTTGGAacgaaatatcgaattttctGGACATTGGCAAACTATAAGTCAGAAAGGTGGTATCACAGTATCT AAAGAAGCATATCCTTTTGGATTTTTTATTGTACTCGTAGTTAAAGGAGATGACACAGATTGTAATGGTGTACTCAGCACCAGGTTACTTAGgagtaaaaatattacattaactGTAAATGCcagtattacaaaaaaagattacgtTGTGGCTTCATGTGCAGCAGCAtttgttatcattatattcTGTGCATGCTGTGTAGTAGCTGTGATTGTAGGTAAAATTAGAGAAGGTAAAAAGCTTCGGGAAGAAATGCTAACTGACAGAGACAATGAAATTAGTCAAAATATTCAAAGTCCTTCGACTTTAGAAGAG ATTGGTCCTAGTCAATGGGCAACGGTTGAAGAAGATTCTTCATTAGATGAGGATGATATTGATATGATGGAGGATGCTCTTTCAGATAAAGAAGTAATACGAACAAAAATTGTACTGTCAGTTTGTGATTTAGCACGGAAGGAACCAAAAATTTTAAAGCATAAATCACgcttgtatttatattatttagcaACTGTTGctattttttatacgttacCTGTTTTACAACTGGTAATAACATATGAACGAGTGCTTCATGCTACTGGAAATCAAGATAtgtgttattataatttcctATGTGCACATCCATTGGGATTAATATCCGACTTTAATCACGTTTTTTCAAACTGTGGATACGTTCTGCTtggtttattatttatatttttaacgtatACACGAGAATTAGAAGAATCagacaaacaaaaaacaaaatgttatGGAATACCACAGCATTATGGACTTTTCTATGCAATGGGTACTGCACTCATAATGGAAGGTGTTCTTTCGGGAAGTTACCATGTCTGTCCAAGTCGTAGTAATTTTCAATTtg ATACTAGTTTCATGTATATAATAGCAGTACTatgtatgataaaaatttatcaaactcGTCATCCTGATATAAACGCTAGAGCTCCAGTAACCTTTGGGACATTGGCCCTTATTATACTTTTAGGATTAGTTGGAGTCTTGGATGGTTCCACATACTTTTGGGCGATATTTACGACAACACATTTGTTTGCCTGTTTGAATTTAACAGCCCAGATATATTATATGGGACGTTGGAGATGTAACAGAGGCCTTTTTACTAGGGTTTTTCAA ACATTAAAACACGACGCACGTTGTGGAGTAACATATTTATTCCGGCCACTTTACGCTGGAAGATTTGCAATGCTTGTTGTAGCAAATTTGTGTAATATTGGTTTATCGGTATATGGTAATCTATATCATGAGAAAAATTTCGCTACATTTTTATTAGCGATCTTAATGtccaatttaattttatatacattgttttatataataatgaag TTGTgccataaagaaaaaatcttacTTAAACCATTAATGTACATCATATTAGCAGTCTTATTCTGGGCAGCTGcattatatttcttcataCATAAGACGATATCCTGGAATCTTACTCCCGCTCAATCACGTCTTTTTAATAAGCCTTGCatattattaaactttttcGATTCACACGATATTTGGCACTTCTTGTCTGCATTTGCGATGTTCTTCTCGTTTATGATTTTACTTACCTTAGATGATGATCTTGTTGACGTACATCGAAGTCAAATCCCAGTTTTctaa
- the LOC127062535 gene encoding SID1 transmembrane family member 1-like isoform X1, whose product MIHLCRIWLGEIPNGTKTDMWKLLISSIALIVISILKTKAVLLAPSFTPIVISANYTQNYNASINSTIEYVFLYPTKNNTLLKTARIQVQSDATSDLPLIVVVRQDRGILSWQIPLIIESVNFDPLKYNKTSRTLCSTKYYKSDYHDADDQDFISVSISTASHTNIFFNLSVTEETDFNIRLNEKRSVEISPSEPIYYSYIFPEESQSSSVIVSVESDNDICMTFSIQNVSCPVFDLERNIEFSGHWQTISQKGGITVSKEAYPFGFFIVLVVKGDDTDCNGVLSTRLLRSKNITLTVNASITKKDYVVASCAAAFVIIIFCACCVVAVIVGKIREGKKLREEMLTDRDNEISQNIQSPSTLEEIGPSQWATVEEDSSLDEDDIDMMEDALSDKEVIRTKIVLSVCDLARKEPKILKHKSRLYLYYLATVAIFYTLPVLQLVITYERVLHATGNQDMCYYNFLCAHPLGLISDFNHVFSNCGYVLLGLLFIFLTYTRELEESDKQKTKCYGIPQHYGLFYAMGTALIMEGVLSGSYHVCPSRSNFQFDTSFMYIIAVLCMIKIYQTRHPDINARAPVTFGTLALIILLGLVGVLDGSTYFWAIFTTTHLFACLNLTAQIYYMGRWRCNRGLFTRVFQTLKHDARCGVTYLFRPLYAGRFAMLVVANLCNIGLSVYGNLYHEKNFATFLLAILMSNLILYTLFYIIMKLCHKEKILLKPLMYIILAVLFWAAALYFFIHKTISWNLTPAQSRLFNKPCILLNFFDSHDIWHFLSAFAMFFSFMILLTLDDDLVDVHRSQIPVF is encoded by the exons ATGATTCATTTATGTCGTATATGGCTAGGGGAAATACCTAATG gTACAAAAACGGACATGTGGAAACTCCTGATATCATCAATAGCGTTGATTGTTATTAGTATTCTAAAAACTAAGGCCGTTTTACTAGCTCCATCCTTTACTCCAATTGTTATATCTGCAAACTATACGCAAAATTATAATGCTTCAATAAACAGTACCATCGAATATGTATTCTTATATCCTACAAAGAAT AACACATTATTAAAAACTGCAAGAATACAAGTGCAAAGTGATGCTACCTCTGATTTACCATTGATCGTAGTCGTTCGACAAGATAGAGGAATTCTATCCTGGCAGATTCCTCTTATTATTGAAAGTGTAAATTTTGAtccattaaaatataataaaaccaGTCGAACGTTATGttcaacaaaatattataaaagtgaTTATCATGATGCAGATGATCaagattttatttctgttAGTATATCTACAGCTAGTCatacaaatatcttttttaatcttagtGTAACAGAAGAAACAGATTTTAATATAAG actaaatgaaaaaagaagtgtaGAAATTTCTCCTTCGGAACCCATATATTATAGTTACATCTTTCCAGAAGAATCCCAAAGTTCGTCTGTAATTGTTAGTGTTGAATCAGATAATGATATTTGCATGACATTCTCTATACAAAACGTATCC tgTCCAGTATTTGACTTGGAacgaaatatcgaattttctGGACATTGGCAAACTATAAGTCAGAAAGGTGGTATCACAGTATCT AAAGAAGCATATCCTTTTGGATTTTTTATTGTACTCGTAGTTAAAGGAGATGACACAGATTGTAATGGTGTACTCAGCACCAGGTTACTTAGgagtaaaaatattacattaactGTAAATGCcagtattacaaaaaaagattacgtTGTGGCTTCATGTGCAGCAGCAtttgttatcattatattcTGTGCATGCTGTGTAGTAGCTGTGATTGTAGGTAAAATTAGAGAAGGTAAAAAGCTTCGGGAAGAAATGCTAACTGACAGAGACAATGAAATTAGTCAAAATATTCAAAGTCCTTCGACTTTAGAAGAG ATTGGTCCTAGTCAATGGGCAACGGTTGAAGAAGATTCTTCATTAGATGAGGATGATATTGATATGATGGAGGATGCTCTTTCAGATAAAGAAGTAATACGAACAAAAATTGTACTGTCAGTTTGTGATTTAGCACGGAAGGAACCAAAAATTTTAAAGCATAAATCACgcttgtatttatattatttagcaACTGTTGctattttttatacgttacCTGTTTTACAACTGGTAATAACATATGAACGAGTGCTTCATGCTACTGGAAATCAAGATAtgtgttattataatttcctATGTGCACATCCATTGGGATTAATATCCGACTTTAATCACGTTTTTTCAAACTGTGGATACGTTCTGCTtggtttattatttatatttttaacgtatACACGAGAATTAGAAGAATCagacaaacaaaaaacaaaatgttatGGAATACCACAGCATTATGGACTTTTCTATGCAATGGGTACTGCACTCATAATGGAAGGTGTTCTTTCGGGAAGTTACCATGTCTGTCCAAGTCGTAGTAATTTTCAATTtg ATACTAGTTTCATGTATATAATAGCAGTACTatgtatgataaaaatttatcaaactcGTCATCCTGATATAAACGCTAGAGCTCCAGTAACCTTTGGGACATTGGCCCTTATTATACTTTTAGGATTAGTTGGAGTCTTGGATGGTTCCACATACTTTTGGGCGATATTTACGACAACACATTTGTTTGCCTGTTTGAATTTAACAGCCCAGATATATTATATGGGACGTTGGAGATGTAACAGAGGCCTTTTTACTAGGGTTTTTCAA ACATTAAAACACGACGCACGTTGTGGAGTAACATATTTATTCCGGCCACTTTACGCTGGAAGATTTGCAATGCTTGTTGTAGCAAATTTGTGTAATATTGGTTTATCGGTATATGGTAATCTATATCATGAGAAAAATTTCGCTACATTTTTATTAGCGATCTTAATGtccaatttaattttatatacattgttttatataataatgaag TTGTgccataaagaaaaaatcttacTTAAACCATTAATGTACATCATATTAGCAGTCTTATTCTGGGCAGCTGcattatatttcttcataCATAAGACGATATCCTGGAATCTTACTCCCGCTCAATCACGTCTTTTTAATAAGCCTTGCatattattaaactttttcGATTCACACGATATTTGGCACTTCTTGTCTGCATTTGCGATGTTCTTCTCGTTTATGATTTTACTTACCTTAGATGATGATCTTGTTGACGTACATCGAAGTCAAATCCCAGTTTTctaa
- the LOC127062536 gene encoding 26S proteasome non-ATPase regulatory subunit 13 produces the protein MAATVAQKDVSTFLRSKQNVSDKELAEEWAELDTLYNKRLWHQLTLKLETFVKHPLLQKNDNLIQLYINFLSTFENKINPLSLVEIMAHVIQQFQDKQEAIKFLEKTESKVKSNNEAVALCKVLIGQILLDKLNNQELAKKIIEDVEVMLDNADGVTTVHGRFYLLASRLYRLQGKHAEYYRTALRYLGCIDLHSLDRQEQEQHAFFLGLAALLGEGVYNLGELLAHPVLESLKDTPNSWLVDLLQAFNAGDIVALERLKPQWSKVADLAAQELKLRQKISLLCLMEMTFKRQANNRQLTFTEISQETRLPLGEVELLVMKALAQGLVRGAIDQVAGTVHMTWVQPRVLDRSQIAGMVQRLDGWCKDVSSMEHLLESRASEILTL, from the exons atggCGGCTACCGTGGCACAGAAGGATGTTAGTACATTTTTAAGATCAAAACAAAATGTTTCAGATAAAGAATTGGCGGAGGAATGGGCGGAACTCGATACCCTTTACAATAAAAG ACTTTGGCATCAACTAACTCTTAAATTGGAAACCTTTGTGAAACATCCGTTATTGCAGAAAAATGACAACCTTATAcaattgtatattaattttctgtcGACATTTGAAAACAA GATAAATCCGTTATCATTGGTTGAAATAATGGCGCATGTAATACAACAATTTCAAGATAAACAAGAAGCGATTAAATTCTTGGAGAAAACTGAATCTAAAGTCAAAAGCAATAATGAGGCCGTAGCTCTATGCAAAGTACTTATAGGGCAAATTTTActtgacaaattaaataatcaagagctagcaaagaaaattatagaagATGTTGAAGTTATGCTTGATAATGCTGATGGAGTTACCACTGTTCATGGTAGATTTTATCTTCTGGCTAGTAGATTGTATAGATTGCAAGGAAAACACGCAGAATATTATCGTACTGCATTAAG ATACCTAGGATGTATTGATTTACATAGTTTGGATAGACAGGAACAAGAGCAACATGCATTTTTCCTTGGATTAGCGGCATTGTTAGGAGAAGGAGTTTACAATCTCGGCGAGTTACTTGCCCATCCAGTTTTAGAATCTTTGAAAGATACACCGAATTCTTGGTTGGTAGATTTACTTCAAGCTTTCAATGCTGGTGACATTGTTGCGTTAGAAAGATTGAAACCACAATGGAGCAAAGTTGCTGATTTAGCAGCtcaagaattaaaattaagacAAAAGATATCTCTCTTATGTCTCATGGAGATGACTTTCAAGCGTCAAGCAAACAACCGACAATTAACATTTACAGAAATATCGCAGGAAACTCGTTTACCTTTAGGAGAAGTTGAATTATTAGTAATGAAAGCTCTGGCTCAAGGTTTAGTACGTGGTGCTATTGATCAAGTTGCAGGAACTGTTCACATGACTTGGGTTCAACCTCGAGTATTAGATCGTAGTCAAATTGCTGGAATGGTCCAACGACTTGACGGATGGTGTAAAGATGTTAGTTCGATGGAACATTTATTAGAATCGCGAGCATCAGAAATACTAACcctttaa